Sequence from the Rutidosis leptorrhynchoides isolate AG116_Rl617_1_P2 chromosome 3, CSIRO_AGI_Rlap_v1, whole genome shotgun sequence genome:
gattgatccgaaaacttttcttttatcgagcgattctaattcagctcttattgctcctttccattgagctcaatcatgtccattttgtatattcaatgacagattttagttccagatcatcatctttattcatgatgtcattgtaacattatatgaaaatatctcatagagattttagtttcatttcggttccataatattgcataatttatcgcaattttagtatttacatttatcaatatcctctgcagaaggaatattgatttgtggttcttcttgaacactttctcttacctcattatcagctgattttctttttcgaggatttttatcttcggaaccaattgatcttccacgtttgatgcgtggcaaagactcaacagtgacattattgccagcttttggaatttcagttcgagctggagcatttatcgctggtatatatgatttagtcacttttttatatctgtaaatgcataaagtaattaatttgcaaattcttgcatatgcattatttttgaactttcgtttcacattcttttgtgcgagttcaatataccttaattgatgttcgcatcatgaagcatcattttattttttatttttatttctccccctaatctagggaacaatgttttattaaaatgacaatcagcaaaacgtgctgtaaaaacatcacccatcatgggttcaatatatcttatgattgaagatgttttatatccaaaatatattatcatctttctttgaagaaccattttattgtgttgtggtgatacaattggaacatacactgcacaaccaatgttttaaggtagaaaatatttggctcttggccaaaatcaagtattaagtgaaaatatttacgacttccacatggtataatgcgaattaatgtcgcagcatgtaaatttacatgtccacatataaatattgagagatttgtactcattatcaattgtctagttattagctgtaagcgtttatctattgattcagctaaaccaattttgtgtatgcacatgagcaactagatgttcaacaacaatccctgtagatatataatgatcattaaatgcttgagatgttaactcaccagcattatcaagtctcatccttttaatggtgtaatcagaataatgtgttctcaatttaataatttgtgcaagaaactttgcaaatgccatattacggcttgataacatacaaatatgagaccatccgctagatgcgtctattagaaccatgaaatatcaaaatggttcacatgatggatgaattggttcatatatcttaccttgaattctttcaagaaacatttgtgattctttttcacaatatacttttcattaatcaccatatgtgctttccattaatcaccatatgtgctttccattaatcaccatatgtgttttttttttttataaatcaccatatgtgttttttttttatcatatatccttttcaccatatacgcttttaatcatatgcgctgtgtttttcaccatatgcgcttttaatcatatgcgattttcatcatatgcgttgtgcttttcatcatattcgctttttatcatatgcgcttatcatatgcgatgcgctttttatcatatgcgcttttttatgtgaatagtaaattaattaatttcgttttactattcatatgaattaatttagatttactattttgttaattgagtaatatatatatacatcatatacttgtgactccgaaggctcaaatgaatttgaccatatagttatacgttgtaccttgcacattaattttcagtagaagctttagatgcatattattttcagtagaagctttagatgcacttttttttaatcaccaaataccacaaacactttgtttgcgtttgttcatagtcatcaatgaaaaccattttctttaattttattttatacaataaaattaacgcatcattattcttttcaaaaaacaataatctattgttattgttcacttgtgccatgtttaacaacaaaagtcaacaacctctgtcttgtttgttgtggcaaccaaaaacaacctttgcttttgttaccgagaatccaagaccaaaaaaaaaattaatttttatttaatcttttatcaaaaccataaatgattttattgatctacgttgatatggccataaagaattgacggctgacctacttttgtaagtgtatttcggctatcatcccgaaaacgcacaacgaccttttttttttttttttatgaactatttgtttcatatctagcttaggcaattattgtgaacatttggtccctataagagcatttattttttagacttttagttgatttgtacttgtcacaattagggatagcaccagcgggtcgtggatgcggatccattggatccatcacccgtacccgcggattttttttaagagacatccaattgaacccttgttcgttgaaacaatttgactatatttttactccccattattaaacgggccattttgatgcacactcttaaaaaataatttgttttttaagttttattattcaacctccttttttcaacggtcacgtttttaacaaaacatttgacaagtttggaaaaaagttttttattgattatcatcaaaagttttctattgtcactctactggatggaattatgtcatacaaccaaaattgcaacccaacactacataagaacaaaaaggttgtttttaattaacatatgtatatgtgttaaactcggaataataataacttattttagaaaattaacataagacatgttgaaacatttttgtcacatttagctcatcaagtctaatacttatcattgatagattttatcacgtctaggagatgtttacttttttcttgtattaagtcctactttcatttacctttgtttggaaaaaagttttttttttactttgctttccccctttctgtaaaactcatttaaacactttctttgttttttttttttttaaaaaaaacttccttttttttacgttacccgtaaattataaatatataaaaaaaactttttgtttaaattttttttctagtttttaaaaggccacttgaccaattttttaattctttcacaacacctgatatcgtgatcgtgacctttcaccaaagcaagagatattcttgataaactaaatacggactcgtgtttgaaattgtcggccacaaaaaaattcatttgataaaagtatatatttttttttttagttatagaaggagaccacttcattttcaatacttcatttttgacaaaaaaaactattccattttaccatccccttttttttcttactttaacttttaagatatacttttaataaaaatacaaactactttttcttattttaacttttaagatttacttttaataaaaatacaaactactttttgtattttaacttttaagatttacttttaataaaagtacaaactactttttcttattttaacttttaagatttacttttaataaaaatacaaactacttttttattttaacttttaaaattataaatttaagaataaacattagtatgcatgaaataaataatgattaattgcataagtaatcataaatgttagataacatataaagaccccgtcgtattcgtattgatcggaattaatctcgacccatggtaccgtgttgtcaaatgacgtgttgcgtacataaagtaccgtgttgtcaaatgacatgttgcgtacaatcatgaggtcttattaacataaatataaatgttagtgaagttaataagagttagattacagaaaatataattcaggcggtataaccagccatatatataacttaaataacataaatataaatgttagtgaagttaataagagttagattacagaaaatataattcaggcggtataaccggtcatatataacttaaataacataaatataaatgttagtgaagttaataaaagttagtaaacataaatgatagttaggcgacagtgtcgaccatatataatttaggtggcagagccaaccatataataagaacaatacaaatgcactaagaacttaataaaaattagtagttcaaaatgttagtagtccaaaatttgatatgtccgagtctgaaaaaccttaataatttcataccttgattagtgactcgtgatcgtttgagatatcctttgattacactaagctcttcgtgctgataacgtgttataattcagtaggcttataactaattttgacctaagcctatacaatccttaaatatgagagagtagtaatAGAAGAGAGAAagagtatatttcttatatgtaagaaaatggtgtatatatgtatatatagtacaaattttactatccatatttgactacttaccatccatattttactactaaatttacaacaagcACGAGCTAAAAAGGAGCACGTTTTGGTAAATTTGGCAGATTTAAATGACATGCAGGAAAAAGGCCGTAAAAGTATCTATTTTTATGAATTATTTATCAATTATTAGCCGTATAAGTATCCTTTCATAATAGTAAAAAAAAGTACACTTCAATATTAATACAAAAAAGAAAGACTAACACTGATACTATCTATATATGACTTTTTTGTCTAAATAGTATTTTTTTATTAATGTTTCTACAAAAACAGAAAAAGGAAAAAAGAATTTATAACCGGGTTTAATAAGAACTCCAAGAGTCGTGACACTGGCTCGGTATTAAACTTAACACTGAAATTTAACACTGAGGTCAAAATAAGAGGAAATCATTCAGTGTtaaatcaattattattttattattttattgattattaagtttaattattatttaaaatataaaaacaaatacaATACTAAAATTCATTAATAAAAAAAACGCATTACTTAATAAAAGAGACAATACTTAAAAAAATACATTACTTAATAAAAACCACAATACTTAAAAAAACTACACCATCGACTACTCCTCTCGATTAGCCCATACATGTTCAACCTAGACCTGGCAATTGTGACCCATACACTCAAATTCGGATCAAATGGGTCAATCTTTCaggtcaattgggtcttgagaaaAATTAAGTCTAACAatgtaaattaaaacttaaaaaaagattAAAATGAGTTTCTCTCCAACCTATTGAGTCTTATAAAAAAATGAAGGAACGGGTCTAATGGGTATCAATACTCAAAGATTAATAAATAGAAATGGGTCTAATGGGTTTTGTGGATGAGTCAAATGGGTCGAGCACAAAAAGTTTCATCCGTCAAAAATTTATGAAAACATTCatggttatatcatttattatgtatattaatagttcttatgtatatataataaataataataactaatataatgtaataaatgtaaaaaaaaaaaaaaaaaaaaaaagtgatgtAACCCATTTGACCCAACTGGCCTGTGACCCAtttcgacccgttacccaaaccgacccaacctgacccattttgacccgtttaaaaAATTAACCCGTTTGACCTATgagccatttcaacccaaaactatTTTGACCCGTTactcaaaccgacccaacctgaaccGTTTGCCAGGCATAGTTCAACCAAATCCGATCGTAGGTCTTCATGCACTTCCCTTTTTCGTAATTCTTTCGTCCTTCTCCTGCATGTTTCACACCTCTCGATCAAAAAAGTTTgcatattacgaacaggttcgtaaCCCCAATCATTTTCGGTTAGAGCAAAACCATTATCTTCAACAGTTATATTGTGTAATATGATGCACGTATACATTAATTGTTTAATAATATTGATGCTATAAGCCCGTGCCGGTTGTTGTAATATATGCCAACGCCCTTGCAAAATACCAAAAGTTCTCTCAACATCCTTGCGTGCCACTGCTTGTTTCTTCGAATAGTAAATACGTTTCTCATCATTTACACTTGAAAACGCCTTAACAAATAATGTCCACCAGGGGTAAATTCCGTCGGTTAGGTAGTATCCTCTTTTGTACTCAACACCATTTGTAGTAAAATGGATGTCATTCTTCATTAAGCATTGATTTGAAGAGATTACTAACATTCAAGACGTTTAAATCGTTGTTTGAACCCGCAATCCATGTCATATCTAATTATTATGTGAGGCTATGACATCAAGCATAATAGTTGGAACTTTGTGATCGACTCGAGTAAATTGACCTTTTCATGCAACGAGACATTTTTCCCATGCCCAATGCATATAATCTATGCTTCCAATCATTCTAGGTAAACCATGAATTTCTTTGTGAGCCTCGTACAA
This genomic interval carries:
- the LOC139902739 gene encoding uncharacterized protein; the protein is MKNDIHFTTNGVEYKRGYYLTDGIYPWWTLFVKAFSSVNDEKRIYYSKKQAVARKDVERTFGILQGRWHILQQPARAYSINIIKQLMYTCIILHNITVEDNGFALTENDWGYEPVRNMQTFLIERCETCRRRTKELRKREVHEDLRSDLVELCLANGSGWVGLSNGSK